The Aeoliella mucimassa genome includes the window AAAGCAACCGCGAACGCTCCATTGCCGACGCCCTTCGTCGCAAGATTGCCATCGAAGGACTGAACCGTTACTTCGGAGAGGTGAAAGTACCCACGGAGAATGTCACCGAATTCAAAGGTGGCAAGAAGAAAATCGTCGAACGCAAGCTTTGGCCTGGCTACATTGCCGTGGAAATGCACGTGAACGACGATACCTGGTTTGCGATTCGCGAGACTTCGGGAATCGGCGATTTCACCGGCGCCGGCGGCAAGCCTGCTCCGATGGATCCCCACGAAGTCGCTAAATTCCAGCAAACCGAAGTGGAAGAGGCCGAGGAAGCTCCCAAGCTGGATATCAAGTTCAGCCCTGGCGACAAGGTCAAGGTCATGGAAGGCAACTTCGAGAACTTCGAAGGCGAGGTGAGCAGCATCGACGAAACACACGGCCGTGTTACCGTGATGCTGAGCATTTTCGGTCGCCCCACCCCGGTGGAACTGGAGTACTGGCAGGTCGAAGGCCTGTAATCGCCGCACTCCCCCACTCGGCGGGCCCGCTGAATCCTCTCGCCATGCTAGCACTTTTTCCGATTTGGCAACCTGGGCACTACTTTCGTGCCATTTTCGCCAAAGCGGACAAAGAAATTACAAAAATCTATGCCCCCCTACTTTTCTTTTCCCAGCTAAGCGGGTAGAAAACAGGGCTCGGCAATGGTCGATATTCCTCACCTTTAAGCGCTCGAGCGACTAGGTCATGGCGAAGCAAGTTGTTGGCAAAGCAGCATTCCAAATTCCCGGTGGGCAGGCAACACCTGCTCCTCCTGTCGGTACTGCGCTCGGTAAGCACGGCATTAATCTAGGCCAGTTTGTCCAAGCGTTTAACGATGCCACCAAAGAAGCAAACGGAATGATGATTCCGGTGGTGGTCACGGTCTACAACGACCGCAGCTTCGACTTCATCACCAAAAGCCCCCCCGCGGCAGTTTTGCTCAAGAAAGCAGCCGGCCTAGCGAAGGGCTCGGGTGTGCCGAATAAGACCAAGGTTGGCAAAGTTTCGACCGCTCAGCTGGAAGAAATCGCCACCACCAAGATGCAAGACCTCAACGCCCGCGATCTGGAGCACGCCGTGCGAATGATTGCCGGCACCGCCCGCAGCATGGGCATCGTGGTCGAAGGCTAACATCGCCTGAAATCCACCAGTACACGCGTTTTTACCAAGCATAACCAAACGTGGGACGCCGGCTCACCATCGAGACGGCGGTTTGAACCACACTTCTTCCGCGAAAGGGGGAAGCATCATGCCAAAACTCACCAAGCGTCTCAAGGCATCGACTGCCAAGAAGCCGAAGAACCCGGTTCCTCTGGCCGAAGCCATCGAAACCCTCAAAGGTTACGACGCCACCAAGTTCGACCAATCGGTGGAAGTCGCCATGCGTCTGGGTGTCGATCACACTCAGGCCGATCAAATCGTCCGTGGCTCGATCGTACTGCCCAACGGCATTGGCAAAGACCAA containing:
- the nusG gene encoding transcription termination/antitermination protein NusG, with amino-acid sequence MNDDVEKQEELTSGDSAAEPVAGDPAEDATPLASGDAEALEANVSGQMKEVADTSADEGAATEALEEAAEELATETGNQPADGEPTLEELEALVDDSEPEVTPSGPIEIDVPEEEDIDLKWYILKVQSNRERSIADALRRKIAIEGLNRYFGEVKVPTENVTEFKGGKKKIVERKLWPGYIAVEMHVNDDTWFAIRETSGIGDFTGAGGKPAPMDPHEVAKFQQTEVEEAEEAPKLDIKFSPGDKVKVMEGNFENFEGEVSSIDETHGRVTVMLSIFGRPTPVELEYWQVEGL
- the rplK gene encoding 50S ribosomal protein L11, producing the protein MAKQVVGKAAFQIPGGQATPAPPVGTALGKHGINLGQFVQAFNDATKEANGMMIPVVVTVYNDRSFDFITKSPPAAVLLKKAAGLAKGSGVPNKTKVGKVSTAQLEEIATTKMQDLNARDLEHAVRMIAGTARSMGIVVEG